In Desulfosediminicola ganghwensis, a single window of DNA contains:
- the gshAB gene encoding bifunctional glutamate--cysteine ligase GshA/glutathione synthetase GshB, whose protein sequence is MLDQALKQAASERLFDADFGFEKENVRVKPNGHLALTPHPSVFGDKLNHPYITTDFSESQVEMITPPLPCLSDALGFLETLHDIVATNLEDELLWPQSAPPILPEDEDIPIAEFGDKAQDHNVYRKYLAEQYGKKKQLISGIHYNFSFAEKTLKLIYQKMSPDEISYSEFKDAIYLRTLRNFKRHRWFLVAMLGTSPDLHESFGEQNRDCLGKATSIRNSIIGYRNTRLLNLNYDSYEAYKRSLQEHIEAGDIISERENYATIRLKSFPGSSHVDYLEVRLLDINPFEKTGLSHAHAQLVHIYMVYALLLPEKELFDYEKQLRSQTNQDVVACYGYSDSATIIDDEQNEIPLEQAIRKVYEQIVQYVRSILPEPYLPGLEQLEENVFNPETRIPHRLKEALKGADFVEWHINRARQDLQDSKRKNYNFHGFEDLELSTQLIMREAILRGIEIEVMDRQENFIKLAQGDHIEYVMQATRTSLDNYVSILLMENKVMTKKVLDRAGIRTPEGEEYQRGNDAQSDFELFKDKAIVIKPKSTNFGLGISIIKENNDEKIFRRAIEFAFAEDRTILIEEFIKGKEYRFFIINDQVVGILHRVPANVTGDGKSTIRGLVERKNQDPLRGKGYTTPLEKIATGEAEEIFLQAQGLNFESIPDAGKKVFLRENSNISTGGDSLDFTEDIHETYKEIAIKAAQALKVRITGLDMMILDITQEARQENYAIIEMNFNPAIHIHCHPYQGKNRRLDAKILDALGYE, encoded by the coding sequence ATGTTAGATCAAGCCTTGAAACAAGCCGCTTCTGAAAGATTGTTTGATGCTGATTTCGGATTTGAAAAGGAAAATGTCAGGGTAAAGCCCAACGGCCACTTGGCGTTGACTCCTCATCCTTCGGTGTTTGGAGATAAATTGAATCATCCTTACATCACCACCGACTTCAGCGAAAGCCAGGTTGAGATGATCACACCGCCGCTGCCCTGTCTGTCTGATGCATTAGGTTTTCTCGAAACTCTTCATGATATTGTCGCGACGAATTTAGAAGATGAACTGCTCTGGCCCCAGAGTGCGCCTCCTATATTGCCGGAAGATGAGGATATTCCAATAGCAGAGTTCGGGGATAAGGCTCAGGATCATAATGTATACCGCAAATATCTTGCCGAACAGTATGGGAAGAAAAAGCAGCTCATTTCAGGAATTCATTACAATTTCTCATTTGCCGAAAAAACATTAAAGCTGATCTATCAGAAAATGAGTCCTGATGAAATCTCTTATAGTGAGTTCAAGGATGCAATTTACCTGCGAACACTACGGAATTTTAAAAGACATCGCTGGTTTCTGGTGGCTATGCTTGGCACGAGCCCCGATCTTCATGAAAGCTTCGGAGAGCAGAACCGGGATTGCCTCGGGAAGGCAACGTCTATTCGGAATTCAATCATTGGTTATCGCAATACCAGGCTGCTTAACTTGAATTACGATAGCTATGAAGCGTATAAGCGATCCCTGCAGGAGCACATAGAAGCGGGTGACATCATTTCGGAGAGGGAAAACTATGCTACCATCCGCTTGAAGAGTTTTCCAGGCAGCAGCCATGTGGATTATCTGGAAGTACGATTGCTTGATATAAATCCCTTTGAAAAGACGGGGCTGAGTCACGCCCACGCTCAGTTGGTCCATATATATATGGTTTACGCTTTGCTCTTACCAGAGAAAGAACTCTTTGACTACGAAAAGCAGCTCAGGTCGCAGACCAATCAGGATGTTGTGGCCTGCTATGGCTATTCAGACAGTGCAACTATCATTGATGATGAGCAAAACGAGATCCCGCTGGAACAGGCAATCCGAAAGGTATATGAACAGATTGTACAGTATGTGAGGAGCATTTTGCCGGAACCCTATCTCCCGGGCCTGGAGCAATTGGAAGAGAACGTGTTTAATCCAGAAACACGAATTCCACACAGGCTGAAAGAGGCATTAAAAGGGGCGGATTTTGTTGAGTGGCATATCAACAGGGCAAGGCAGGATCTGCAGGACAGTAAGAGAAAAAATTATAATTTTCATGGATTTGAAGATTTGGAGTTGTCCACCCAGTTGATTATGCGGGAAGCAATTCTTCGGGGTATTGAGATCGAGGTGATGGATCGGCAGGAGAATTTCATAAAGCTCGCTCAAGGCGACCACATCGAGTACGTGATGCAGGCGACACGGACCTCCCTGGATAATTATGTCTCTATCCTTCTTATGGAAAATAAGGTGATGACGAAAAAGGTGCTTGATCGGGCAGGCATCCGAACTCCGGAAGGGGAGGAGTACCAGAGGGGAAATGATGCTCAATCAGATTTTGAACTTTTTAAAGATAAAGCAATCGTCATTAAGCCGAAATCCACCAATTTTGGCCTGGGAATTAGCATTATAAAAGAAAATAACGACGAAAAAATATTTCGGAGAGCGATCGAGTTTGCCTTCGCTGAAGACCGTACCATACTCATTGAAGAGTTTATCAAAGGAAAGGAGTATAGGTTCTTTATCATCAACGATCAGGTGGTAGGGATTCTCCACCGTGTCCCAGCCAATGTTACAGGTGACGGCAAATCAACTATCAGAGGATTGGTGGAACGTAAAAATCAGGATCCACTCAGAGGGAAAGGCTACACAACACCACTTGAAAAAATAGCGACCGGTGAGGCGGAAGAAATCTTTCTTCAAGCACAGGGATTGAATTTTGAATCCATACCTGACGCGGGAAAAAAAGTATTTTTGAGGGAAAACTCCAACATCAGCACCGGCGGAGATAGTCTCGATTTCACAGAAGATATTCATGAAACATATAAGGAAATCGCTATCAAGGCCGCACAGGCTCTGAAGGTAAGAATCACCGGGCTGGATATGATGATTCTGGATATTACTCAGGAAGCAAGGCAAGAGAACTACGCCATTATAGAGATGAATTTTAATCCAGCTATCCACATTCACTGTCACCCTTACCAAGGCAAGAACCGTCGACTCGATGCTAAAATTTTAGATGCCTTAGGCTATGAGTGA
- a CDS encoding MATE family efflux transporter, which translates to MNRDLTTGPIARNIITLALPIIGAAFLQFAYNFTDMLWVGRLGSEAVAALGTSGFLLHLAWAIISILLVGTTIRVSHAIGQKNEQRAESIAFNALTGTLVATVLLTIIVLLFHKQFIGFFRLNDLVTESLAHDYLQVVSIGLVFHFSSQLFNSISHGRGNSKIPFLITLTGVVLNIILDPILIFGFGLGVKGAALATVIAQVVSASLFWVKCGVPFIGPIHFGKINLREIGAICRIGFPPSTQRILFTLVGIVIARIVANWGSDAIAAQKIGLQLEAMTFMTMGGMTGAIVSFTGQNFGSSAMDRVREGYRIGIGIALIIGGTMTTLFLIFAESMVRWFVDDPDVLIMGASYLKIIGLSQCFMCVEMVTSGVMNGIGKTKIPSLINVIFTTIRVPLALWLSSIDSLGLDGIWYTILISTLLRCAFITLAYHKIKDEYIPLEELLLRRPDH; encoded by the coding sequence ATGAATAGAGATTTAACGACAGGACCGATTGCAAGAAACATCATCACCCTGGCTTTACCGATTATCGGCGCTGCATTTTTACAGTTTGCCTACAATTTTACCGACATGCTCTGGGTGGGAAGGCTTGGTAGCGAGGCGGTTGCCGCTCTTGGAACATCTGGTTTTCTTCTCCATCTAGCATGGGCAATTATCTCCATCCTGCTGGTGGGTACGACCATCAGGGTTTCCCATGCCATTGGTCAAAAAAATGAGCAACGGGCGGAATCCATTGCATTCAATGCACTTACGGGAACCTTAGTTGCCACCGTGTTGCTGACCATCATCGTATTGTTGTTTCACAAGCAGTTTATCGGATTTTTCCGCCTTAATGATTTGGTTACGGAATCACTGGCGCATGACTACCTGCAAGTTGTCTCAATAGGGTTGGTTTTTCATTTTTCCTCCCAGCTCTTTAACAGCATAAGCCACGGGCGCGGCAATTCGAAAATACCTTTTCTTATCACATTGACCGGTGTGGTGTTGAATATCATCCTTGATCCCATCCTCATTTTTGGATTCGGGCTGGGAGTAAAAGGGGCGGCTTTAGCGACGGTAATAGCACAGGTGGTAAGCGCCTCGTTATTCTGGGTTAAATGTGGGGTCCCTTTCATCGGTCCGATACATTTTGGGAAAATCAACCTTCGTGAAATCGGTGCAATTTGCCGGATAGGATTTCCGCCATCCACACAGCGCATTTTATTTACCCTGGTCGGTATCGTCATTGCCAGAATTGTTGCCAATTGGGGAAGTGATGCCATCGCGGCCCAGAAAATCGGCCTGCAGCTTGAGGCCATGACCTTTATGACCATGGGTGGTATGACCGGTGCTATTGTATCGTTTACCGGTCAGAATTTTGGTAGCAGTGCAATGGACCGGGTTCGCGAAGGATATCGTATCGGCATTGGTATTGCCCTGATCATCGGCGGGACAATGACCACGCTCTTTCTTATATTTGCAGAATCGATGGTGCGGTGGTTTGTTGATGACCCTGACGTTTTAATAATGGGCGCGAGTTATCTAAAAATTATAGGTCTGTCACAGTGTTTTATGTGTGTCGAAATGGTGACATCCGGTGTGATGAACGGGATAGGTAAAACTAAAATTCCGTCACTCATCAATGTCATCTTTACTACAATTCGCGTCCCTTTGGCTTTATGGCTTTCCAGCATCGACTCACTGGGGCTTGACGGCATCTGGTATACCATCCTTATCAGCACCCTATTACGTTGTGCCTTTATCACCCTGGCTTATCATAAGATAAAGGATGAATATATTCCTTTGGAAGAGCTTCTCCTCCGTAGACCAGACCACTGA